In a genomic window of Pieris brassicae chromosome 7, ilPieBrab1.1, whole genome shotgun sequence:
- the LOC123712257 gene encoding uncharacterized protein LOC123712257, translating into MGDDTKFNIVVSKLGKDVIQQITDILFSPPEQDKYGALKKKLLNIFEESETRQLQKLISEMDLGEQKPSQLLRRMKDLAREKLPDDTLRISWQTHLPQAVRAVLAVTETKNLNKLANVADKVAESIQPP; encoded by the coding sequence ATGGGAGATGATACCAAATTCAACATCGTGGTGTCGAAATTGGGAAAGGATGTGATACAACAAATCACAGACATCCTTTTCTCACCTCCCGAACAAGACAAATATGGAGCTCTTAAGAAAAAGCTGCTGAACATTTTTGAGGAATCAGAAACGAGGCAGCTGCAGAAGCTCATCAGCGAGATGGACTTGGGAGAACAGAAACCGTCTCAGTTGTTACGCAGGATGAAGGACCTGGCTCGGGAGAAGCTTCCGGACGATACTCTCCGTATTTCATGGCAGACGCATTTACCGCAAGCAGTCCGTGCAGTTCTGGCAGTCACGGAAACCAAGAACCTGAATAAACTGGCCAACGTCGCAGACAAGGTAGCAGAATCCATCCAGCCACCTTAA
- the LOC123712016 gene encoding uncharacterized protein LOC123712016, giving the protein MQIAVLTCLISLLPAILSAPDEGCPMCDLHNPLRCGPNCLQLDDQDAAFEIDPSREGKLNQKILKYGLGRDLICLNFPPKGKYGRLDASVDGFIINKGNFISLKDLLDIANSNQGYKGNYKIPLDSHRDSSSDMKQTLEALGGIVLGRGGWDKLSPPWG; this is encoded by the exons ATGCAGATCGCCGTCCTCACTTGCCTGATTTCG cTCTTGCCAGCAATTTTAAGTGCACCAGACGAAGGTTGCCCAATGTGCGACCTCCACAACCCACTCCGCTGCGGCCCCAACTGCTTACAATTAGATGACCAAGACGCGGCGTTTGAAATTGACCCATCAAGGGAAGGGAAATTGAACCAGAAAATTCTGAAATATGGATTGGGTCGTGATCTTATATGTCTTAACTTCCCCCCAAAGGGCAAATATGGTAGATTAGATGCAAGCGTGGACGGATTCATTATCAACAAAGGAAATTTTATATCACTAAAGGATCTGCTAGATATCGCAA attCCAATCAAGGATACAAGGGAAATTACAAAATTCCTCTTGACAGCCACCGTGACAGCAGCAGCGATATGAAGCAGACCCTTGAGGCACTCGGTGGTATTGTTTTGGGCAGGGGTGGTTGGGACAAACTATCACCTCCATGGGGCTAA